The DNA segment AGATAAAACACATGTTTTCCGTCCGCCATTTCCGCTGCAATCCGGCTGGCCTCCTCATTTTTTCTGCGCTGATCATTATATTCTGCCGGCGCCGGAAGCTGTTCGCGCTGCGCAAATGTCCCGCGTGGAAAAATCGACAGTAGCAGAATCTTTGTTTCAGGAATACGGGCGCGAAGTTCTGAAACCACTGCAATAATACCATCCGCGATTTCCTCCGCAGTATGAGTATCCCCGTTGGAATTATTTGTCCCGATCATGACAACAGCGGCTTTCGGAGAAATTCTGTCCAATTCACCGTTTTTTAACCGCCACAGCACATGCTGAGTTCCATCCCCGCCGACACCGAGATTGGCGGCATTCAGCGGCTTATAATAACGATCCCAAACCGTTTTCCCGGCGCTATACCAACGTTCAGTGATTGAATCGCCGACAAAAATCAGCTCCGGTTTATTTTCAATTTCTTTCAGAATCGTCTCATGCCGCGCGCCCCATCCGCTCTTATCAAACCGTGAACGGGGAATAACCGTGGCCGGCGGGAACAGATCAATCATAAACAGCTGAACCGGTGCACCGGCAGCACTGCGGTTCCCGAAAACAAGCTGGTCGCCATGTGACCAATAAACAAATGCCGGATTATATTCCTCCTTGGCGGTCAACCGTTCTGAACCGCCGGCGGACAGATATGTTACAAAAACCGACCCGTCGCACAAATACGCAATCTTTTTTCCCGATGCATGAACACTGACCGTTCCGAAAACATCCGCTTCATGCGCGGTAATCTGCGAAACTTCACCGGAACCTGTTTTTACAGAATAGATCTGATTAATTCCGGCAGTATCTTCCGCCTGAAAAAACACTGCACTGCCGTCCGGTGTACTGCTGAGCCAGAAACGCGGACGCGCTGTTATTTTCAACAACCCGGGCTTTGAAAAATCAGTGAGTTCCCGAACGGCCGCACCGGCAGGCGGAAACGGCAGTTCTGTTTCTGTTCCGGCAAGCGGGCGGCCGGAATTCTGCGGTTCGATTTTTTCCGGAACATCTACCAGAAAAATATCCGTAACCGATGTTCCATCGGTTGCGATATGATTCCCCTTAAACGCGATTGCGCGACGTCCATCCGGCCATTCGACCCAGCAGTTTTCGTAAGCGCGCGAAAGTTCACCGGAGCCCGGAACAGGATTTTCTTTTACCGGAACTAATAATAAACTGAACCATTTTCCATTATGATTCTCCGGATGTTCATCAACTGTTATCTGCCGCCCTGCAACAGAAACTCCGACGGTTCGTAAATCCGGTGATACCAGCATGTCATTATATGTAAAGGCGATCCGCTGCCCGTCTTTACTGAACTGGTGGCAATGCGTTCCACCGCGCAGCGCGCCGGCTGAAAAAGGTGCGATGATGTCACGCGCATCCGGAATAAAAGCAGTGCCTGTTTTATTCACAATCATTGCGCTGCGCCGCCAGAATTCATATTTCCGTTCCGCAGACGCATTATGCGGGCCGTAAATAAAAATAACCGATCCATTTTCTCCGTAACTGGCAGTGCCGCAGCCCGGCCCGAACTCAGTCTGATTCGTTATTGCAAATAATACTTCATTTCTGCCGGATTTTACATGAGTCCGTTTTACAACATCATTCAAATGATTCGGACCGCACGTGTAAACGATCCATTCATCATCCGGTGACCACGGATTATATGGGCCGAGCAAATGACTGTCGTTATCAAATGTTATCTGACGAATCGATATATCTGAAGAGAACGCTGCGCTCCAAAACATCCATACAATAATGAAAATATTCCACATATTAGCTTTCATATTTCATGTCTCAAAAAAGCATCTCTCCATAAAAGGCCGCACAGTCCTGTTTTTTAATTTCATCTCCATAATAAATTGTTCACATCACTTTCTGAAAACAATCACTGCGCTCTGCTGATTATTCTCTAACGGAATATTAATTCCCTGCTCCATCAGTACACCGCCGGAAAATGACGATTGATCTTTTTCGATGAAATAATCTGCCGTTGAATCTAAAGCCTGAAGCAGCAGCTTTCGACTTTCGCCTGACAGATTATAATAGAATACAATAACCGTTTTCCGATCCGCAGAAATGTATTGCACTGCCGAACTGTTTTTCTCACGGATGTCAATCAGCCGGTACATATCGCCGGCTGTAATCACCGGGCGTATCTGTTTATAAAATTTGACCTGCCGGGCAATATCTTTGAGTTCATCTTCATTCGATTTACAAAGATCGAGCTCATAACCGAAATTGCCGGACATCGCAACATCTCTGCGCAATTTTAATGAAGTAACCCGTCCGGTCTGATGATTCGGAACGGATGAAACATGAGCGCACATTGTAACCGGCGGATAAACAAGTGCTGTTCCTTTTTGAATTTCAAGCCGGCTGATAGCGTCTGTATTATCACTTGTCCAGACCTGCGGCATATAATAGAGCATTCCAGGATCATACCGCCCGCCACCGCCGCAACAGCTTTCAAATAATATATCGGGAAACGCCGCCGTAATTCGCTCAAGAACAGCGTATAATCCTAAAACGTAGCGATGAGATAATTCGCCGGGCGGACAGCTGCCGGATGAACCGAGATTGAATAAACTGCGGTTCATATCCCACTTCACATAATTAATCAGTCCGCAGCTGAAAACCTCCGATAACACATCAACGACATAATCCTGTATTTCTGTTCGTGATAAATCCAGTACCAGTTGATTCCGTCCGAATTTTAACGGACGTTCCGGAATATGAATGCACCAGTCAGGGTGCTTTGTATACAACTCGCTTTCCACCGAGATCATTTCCGGTTCAACCCACAGCCCGAATCCCGTTCCGATTCGGTGAATTTGCTGTGCCAGCCCGTCAATTCCCTCAGGAATTTTTTCTTTATCAACAAACCAGTCACCCAATGAAGATGTGGTATCATTCCTTTTTCCAAACCAGCCGTCATCCAGCACCGTTAATTCAATTCCAACTTTCTGTGCTATGCCGGCAAGTTTGATAATGTCATCCGATTTAAACTTGAAATACATTGCCTCCCATGAATTCACAAGTATGGGACGTTCTTTTGATTTATAATGTCCGCGACAAAGGTTATTGCGATAAAGCCGGTGAAATGTACGACTCATTTCTCCCAGGCCACTGCTGGAATACACCATCACGGCTTCCGGTGTCTGAAAACCCTCTCCCGGCTGAAGCGTCCAGTCAAATACGTATGGATTAATCCCGATCTGAGCACGCAGTAACCCGGATGGAATCACTTCAATCTCACCGGAAAAGCTTCCGCTGTATACCAGGTTAAAAGCATACACAGCGCCGGATGTCTCTGTCACATGCGGGTCCAGCAATGCAAAAAACGGATTTTGCCGATGTGAGCTCTGCCCTTTTCTACTCTGCAGAATTTTTGTCCCGCAATTCAGTGGCTCGACGGTGATGTGCCGTTCGGAGGCCCATCCGCCGGTGAGATGGAGCAATTGAAAATCAGTCGAAGAAAAATCCACAGAACAGCTCATCGCCTTATTTAACCGGACCGGATCTGTCCCTGAATTTTCAAATCTCACAGAACGGACAATTACATTCAACTGCGAAAACACTGTATATTGTAATATAACATTCAGATTCAAAACGGCATCCTGTGCATAAATAAACAGTGTATCTGCTTCACTATCATCATTCACATATACAGCAGGCAGTCCGGGAAGCGACGGTTTCCCCGAAACAACCCTGTGATCTTTATATTGAAGCATAGAAGAAAAATATCCGGCACTGGAAATAATTTCATATGCCGGCGTCCGGAAATCACCGTTATCCGGCAATGAATATTCCTGCGGTAAAACGTCCAGTGAAATACCCGGACGGTGCTGCGGATAATATCCGC comes from the Kiritimatiellales bacterium genome and includes:
- a CDS encoding DUF3748 domain-containing protein, producing MKANMWNIFIIVWMFWSAAFSSDISIRQITFDNDSHLLGPYNPWSPDDEWIVYTCGPNHLNDVVKRTHVKSGRNEVLFAITNQTEFGPGCGTASYGENGSVIFIYGPHNASAERKYEFWRRSAMIVNKTGTAFIPDARDIIAPFSAGALRGGTHCHQFSKDGQRIAFTYNDMLVSPDLRTVGVSVAGRQITVDEHPENHNGKWFSLLLVPVKENPVPGSGELSRAYENCWVEWPDGRRAIAFKGNHIATDGTSVTDIFLVDVPEKIEPQNSGRPLAGTETELPFPPAGAAVRELTDFSKPGLLKITARPRFWLSSTPDGSAVFFQAEDTAGINQIYSVKTGSGEVSQITAHEADVFGTVSVHASGKKIAYLCDGSVFVTYLSAGGSERLTAKEEYNPAFVYWSHGDQLVFGNRSAAGAPVQLFMIDLFPPATVIPRSRFDKSGWGARHETILKEIENKPELIFVGDSITERWYSAGKTVWDRYYKPLNAANLGVGGDGTQHVLWRLKNGELDRISPKAAVVMIGTNNSNGDTHTAEEIADGIIAVVSELRARIPETKILLLSIFPRGTFAQREQLPAPAEYNDQRRKNEEASRIAAEMADGKHVFYLDINSELVDRKNRVTPEIMPDLVHLSSAGYEIWAKAMNPVLGKLMGTKRLP
- a CDS encoding alpha-galactosidase → MPIQFNSTDRMFILSGHSSVYAIHILNGGEIGHFFWGGTLPENYQEELKKPLLARGYYPQHRPGISLDVLPQEYSLPDNGDFRTPAYEIISSAGYFSSMLQYKDHRVVSGKPSLPGLPAVYVNDDSEADTLFIYAQDAVLNLNVILQYTVFSQLNVIVRSVRFENSGTDPVRLNKAMSCSVDFSSTDFQLLHLTGGWASERHITVEPLNCGTKILQSRKGQSSHRQNPFFALLDPHVTETSGAVYAFNLVYSGSFSGEIEVIPSGLLRAQIGINPYVFDWTLQPGEGFQTPEAVMVYSSSGLGEMSRTFHRLYRNNLCRGHYKSKERPILVNSWEAMYFKFKSDDIIKLAGIAQKVGIELTVLDDGWFGKRNDTTSSLGDWFVDKEKIPEGIDGLAQQIHRIGTGFGLWVEPEMISVESELYTKHPDWCIHIPERPLKFGRNQLVLDLSRTEIQDYVVDVLSEVFSCGLINYVKWDMNRSLFNLGSSGSCPPGELSHRYVLGLYAVLERITAAFPDILFESCCGGGGRYDPGMLYYMPQVWTSDNTDAISRLEIQKGTALVYPPVTMCAHVSSVPNHQTGRVTSLKLRRDVAMSGNFGYELDLCKSNEDELKDIARQVKFYKQIRPVITAGDMYRLIDIREKNSSAVQYISADRKTVIVFYYNLSGESRKLLLQALDSTADYFIEKDQSSFSGGVLMEQGINIPLENNQQSAVIVFRK